CGCATGATCGTCCCGCCGGCCCTGTTCGGACATGAGCTGGCCGGGATCATCGAAGAGGTCGGGCCCAACGTCCGCGGCTTTAAGAAAGGCATGCGGGTCGTGGCGCTGAATTCGGCGCCCTGCCAGATGTGCTTCTACTGTTCCAAGCACCAGGAGAACCTGTGCGAGGACCTGCTATTCAATAACGGCGCGTATGCCGAGTACATCAAGATCCCGCGGCGCATCGTCGAGAGCAACATGCTGGCGATCCCCAACAACGTCAGCTACGAGGAAGCCGCCATGGCGGAACCTCTGGCCTGCGTGCTCCGCGGACTGCACGAGACCAACGTGGAGATCGGCGACACCGTGGTGGTGATCGGCGGCGGGCCCATCGGCCTGATGTTCGTGCAGGTGGCCAAGCTGACCGGCTGCAACGTGATCGCGGTGGTCAAGCGGGACGCGCAGGTCACCGCTGCCAAGCGCTTCGGGGCGGACGACATCGTGCAGATCGGTGACGTCGAGGACCCGGTGGAGGCGGTTCGCGCCCTCAGTCCGGACCGGCGCGGCGCCGACGTCGTGGTGGAAGCTGTGGGCCGTCCCCAGGCCTGGGAGTGGTCGGTGGACATGGTGCGGAAAGGCGGCACGGTGAATTTCTTCGGCGGATGCGCCAGCGGAACGCGCGTCGCCCTGGACACGAACCGCCTGCACTATTCGGAGATCAGCCTGAAAGCGACATTCCACCACACGCCAGAGGCAGTGCGGAAGGCGTTCGCGCTGATCACCGAAAGGAAGATCCGCGGGACCGACTACATCACCGGGGAAGCGCCGCTTTCGCGGTTGCAGCAGGTGCTGCGGCACATGCTGAACCGCAACGGGGACATCAAGACCGCGATCATCCCCGGGCACTGACCGCCGGCGGCGGGAGTCGTGCGCCTCATGTCATCGACCATCAGCCACGGTTCCCATCAGAGCGATTCTATCCCGGCTGCCGGGTGGCAGGCGCTGCCGCCCGAATACGCTATCCCCGAATCCGCGCCGTCGCTGTCCGAGGCCAGGGCCTATTGCGAGCGCCTGGCCCGGCGCCACTACGAGAACTTCTCAGTCGCCACCTGGTTCCTGCCCAGCAAGCTGCGGCTACACTTCTACAGCCTCTACGCGTATTGCCGCATCTCCGATGACTTGGGCGACGAAGTGGGCGATCCGGCCCAGTCGCTCGCGCTACTGGACCAGTGGGAGCAGGAGCTGAATGCCTGCTACGAGGGCGAGCCGCGGCACCCGGTGTTCGTCGCACTGCGCGAGACAGTACACGCCTGCGACATCCCCAAACACGAGTTCTCCGACCTGCTGACGGCCTTCCGTCAGGACCAGACGGTCACGCGCTACGAAACATTCGACCACCTGCTCGGATACTGCCGCTATTCGGCGAATCCCGTGGGGCATCTCGTTCTGTACGCCTGCGGGTACCGGGACGCGGAACGGCAGCAGCTCTCCGATCGCACCTGTACTGCGCTGCAACTGGCGAACTTCTGGCAGGACGTGACCGTGGACTACGCCAAGGGACGCATCTACCTGCCGCTGGAGAGCCTGCGCAAGTTCGGCGTCAGCGAGGGGGACATCGCCCAGCGCCGGGCGACGCCGCAGTTTCTGGAGCTGATGCGATTCGAGGTGTCGCGGGCGCGGGCCTGGTTCGAGAGCGGGCTGCCGTTGGCGAAGAAGGTGGACCGCGACCTGGCCATCGACATCGAGCTGTTCAGCCGCGGCGGGCAGGAGATCCTCAATGCCATCGAGCGCCAGAGCTATGACGTCCTGAAGGGGCGGCCGGTGATCTCCAAGTCCCGAAAGCTCTGGCTGGTGCTGCGCGCGGCGGCGAGGAAAGTGGCATGAGGTCGCAGCTGGAGCACGCGTACGCGGTTTGCCGCGGCATCGCCCGCTCGTCGGCGAAGAACTTCTACTACGCATTTCTCGTGCTGCCCGGGGAGAAGCGCGACGCGCTGTGTGCGGTGTACGCCTTCATGCGCTACTGCGACGATATCTGCGACGCGCCGGGAGTCACCCTGGAGCAGCGCAAGGAGAAGCTTGCTGCCTGGCTGGACGCGCTCCATCGTGTGCTGGCCGGGGATGCGACCGACGATCCCGTGCTGATGGCGGTGGCGGACGCGCAGAAGCGCTTCGAGATCCGCTCGGAGCTTTTCGACCAGCTGGTGTACGGAACCGCCATGGACCTGCCCAGCGAAGGCGGCGCGATCGTTTATCGTACCTTCGAAGACCTGCGGAAATACTGCTATTACGTGGCGTCGGTGGTCGGGCTGGTGGCCATCAAGATCTTCGGGTATCGCGATCCCAAGGCCGAAACGCTGGCCGAGGAGTGCGGAGTGGCGTTTCAGCTCACCAACATCCTGCGCGACGTCAAGGAAGACGCGCGCATGGGGCGCCTCTACCTCCCCGAGGAAGACCTGGCGCGGTTCGGGCGGACGCCGGCGGACCTGGATCCGGCGCGCCTGGGCAACGGATTCGATGTGTCCACGGTTCGGCCAGTGCTCGAACTGGTGGCGGAGCGCGCGCGGGGGTTCTACAACGCCGCCAACGAATTGATGCCGTTGATCGACGAAGACAGCCGCCCGGCACTGTGGACTCTAGTCGAGATCTACCGCCGCCTGCTGGAAAAGATCGCCCGCCGCAATTACGACGTCTTCAGCGAACGCGTGCGCCTTACGGTCCCGGAGAAGTTGGGCGTGCTGTCGCGGGGCTTTCTGCTGCGACTGACCGCATGAACGCCGCGCCCAAGGTGGCCATCGCCGGAGCGGGTCTGGCGGGACTATCAGCGGGATGCGCGCTGGCAGACGCCGGGTTCCAGGTCACTATCTTAGAAAAGCGGCCCTACGTCGGCGGACGGGCCTCGTCCTACGAACATCCGGGCACAGGCGAGGTGGTGGACAACTGCCAGCACGTCCTGCTGGGCTGCTGCACCAACCTGATCGATTTCTACCGTCGCATCGGAGTGGAGCAGAAGATCCGCTGGTACGACCGGTTGACCTTCCTGGAGCCAGGCGGGCGGCGGTCGGACATCGAGCCGTCGTTCCTTCCCGCGCCGTTCCACAACACGCTGTCGTTCCTGGCGGCGCACTCGCTCGGTTTGGGCGACAAGATGGCGATCGGGCACGCGCTGATGTCAATCATGCGCAATCTGCCGGAAGAAACGGATGAGCCGTTCCTGGCCTGGCTCAAGAGCAAACGGCAGACGCAGCGTGCCATCGACCGCTTCTGGAAGGTCGTGCTGGTGAGCGCGCTAAATGAAGACCTGGACCGCATGTCGATCCGTTACGCGGCGCAGGTCTTTCGCGAATCCTTCCTCAAATCCGCTGCAGGTGGTCGAATGGGCATACCGAACGTGCCCCTCACGGAACTCTACGGCGCGGCGGGGGAATACATCCGGACACGCGGAGGTGAAGTGAGGCTGCGGGCGGGTGTGGATGCGATTAAGCCGGAGGCAAACGGGGCACGGCTTTGTGTGACCGGGGGCGAGTTGCTCGCGGACTACGCGATCTCAGCGCTTCCGTTCCAGGCGCTGGAGAAGGTACTGCCCCAGGACGACGCCGCGGGCCCGCTGCGGCGGATGCTGGGGCGGTTCGAGACCTCCCCGATCACCGGCATCCATTTCTGGTTCGACCGGCAGATCACCGATCTGGAGCACGCGGTGCTGCTCGACCGCACGATCCAATGGATGTTCCACAAATCGAAGTTGCACGCGCAGGGAAGCGAAGCTGCGCACGGCGGAAGCTATGTAGAACTCGTAGTGAGCTCTTCGAAGTCCCTGGTGGACAAATCGCGGAACGATATCCTCGACCTCGCGTTGCGCGAACTGGAGGAGTTCTTTCCCGGGGTCGCCAACGCCAAGGTGCTGAAGTCAACGGTGATTAAGGAACTGCACGCAACATACTCCGCACTGCCGGAATCGGATGAATATCGCCCGGGAAATGGGACGGCCTGGCCGAGGCTGTTTCTTGCCGGAGATTGGACCGCGACCGGCTGGCCGGCGACCATGGAAGGCGCCGTGCGCAGCGGCTACATGGCGGCGGAGGCGCTGACGAAAGCCATCAGCCGTACGCAGCGATTCTTGATCCCGGACCTGCCTCCGTCCGGACTGATGCGACTCTTCGGCTAGATCCGTGCAATCAGACGGCCAGCAACGCCACGCCGCCAGCGACCAGCAGGGCGGCCGCCCAGCGGTGCTGGTTCACGTCCTCCTTCAGGAAAAACTTGGCGGCAAAGGCGTTGGTGATGAACGTGAGGGAAGCGGCGGCGGGGCCGACCAGGCTCACGTCTGCCCAAGAAAGCGCGACC
This genomic stretch from Terriglobia bacterium harbors:
- a CDS encoding phytoene/squalene synthase family protein, whose translation is MRSQLEHAYAVCRGIARSSAKNFYYAFLVLPGEKRDALCAVYAFMRYCDDICDAPGVTLEQRKEKLAAWLDALHRVLAGDATDDPVLMAVADAQKRFEIRSELFDQLVYGTAMDLPSEGGAIVYRTFEDLRKYCYYVASVVGLVAIKIFGYRDPKAETLAEECGVAFQLTNILRDVKEDARMGRLYLPEEDLARFGRTPADLDPARLGNGFDVSTVRPVLELVAERARGFYNAANELMPLIDEDSRPALWTLVEIYRRLLEKIARRNYDVFSERVRLTVPEKLGVLSRGFLLRLTA
- a CDS encoding zinc-binding dehydrogenase, with amino-acid sequence MTAAVLYGKEDVKIEKVPIPRVGEGEVLIKVQVALTCGTDLKVYQRGYHARMIVPPALFGHELAGIIEEVGPNVRGFKKGMRVVALNSAPCQMCFYCSKHQENLCEDLLFNNGAYAEYIKIPRRIVESNMLAIPNNVSYEEAAMAEPLACVLRGLHETNVEIGDTVVVIGGGPIGLMFVQVAKLTGCNVIAVVKRDAQVTAAKRFGADDIVQIGDVEDPVEAVRALSPDRRGADVVVEAVGRPQAWEWSVDMVRKGGTVNFFGGCASGTRVALDTNRLHYSEISLKATFHHTPEAVRKAFALITERKIRGTDYITGEAPLSRLQQVLRHMLNRNGDIKTAIIPGH
- the hpnC gene encoding squalene synthase HpnC, with amino-acid sequence MSSTISHGSHQSDSIPAAGWQALPPEYAIPESAPSLSEARAYCERLARRHYENFSVATWFLPSKLRLHFYSLYAYCRISDDLGDEVGDPAQSLALLDQWEQELNACYEGEPRHPVFVALRETVHACDIPKHEFSDLLTAFRQDQTVTRYETFDHLLGYCRYSANPVGHLVLYACGYRDAERQQLSDRTCTALQLANFWQDVTVDYAKGRIYLPLESLRKFGVSEGDIAQRRATPQFLELMRFEVSRARAWFESGLPLAKKVDRDLAIDIELFSRGGQEILNAIERQSYDVLKGRPVISKSRKLWLVLRAAARKVA
- the hpnE gene encoding hydroxysqualene dehydroxylase HpnE; translated protein: MNAAPKVAIAGAGLAGLSAGCALADAGFQVTILEKRPYVGGRASSYEHPGTGEVVDNCQHVLLGCCTNLIDFYRRIGVEQKIRWYDRLTFLEPGGRRSDIEPSFLPAPFHNTLSFLAAHSLGLGDKMAIGHALMSIMRNLPEETDEPFLAWLKSKRQTQRAIDRFWKVVLVSALNEDLDRMSIRYAAQVFRESFLKSAAGGRMGIPNVPLTELYGAAGEYIRTRGGEVRLRAGVDAIKPEANGARLCVTGGELLADYAISALPFQALEKVLPQDDAAGPLRRMLGRFETSPITGIHFWFDRQITDLEHAVLLDRTIQWMFHKSKLHAQGSEAAHGGSYVELVVSSSKSLVDKSRNDILDLALRELEEFFPGVANAKVLKSTVIKELHATYSALPESDEYRPGNGTAWPRLFLAGDWTATGWPATMEGAVRSGYMAAEALTKAISRTQRFLIPDLPPSGLMRLFG